A section of the Cygnus olor isolate bCygOlo1 chromosome 14, bCygOlo1.pri.v2, whole genome shotgun sequence genome encodes:
- the ECSCR gene encoding endothelial cell-specific chemotaxis regulator isoform X1 has protein sequence MLAPSVHPLLWLFGCVLIRGTTTSTDSSVHPVADRSQSTPHNPEVKTHTSEPSVKSATPIDLNLICTDKTTTTKSSFIPTTPTSPTQGETSSGNKSTAASSTRGEEPKRSESTTTAATQGAFSVLSEISTSTSETVTPTLDTSGYSPVTTPTYDKSPLTVAAFGVISFIVILVVVVIILVSVVSLRFKCNRSKDSEDKQKPGSSMVSESCSAGTSEKDNSITLISMKNINMNNSMSYPPSEKVL, from the exons GTACTACAACCTCCACAGACTCCTCCGTCCACCCTGTAGCAG ACCGATCTCAATCAACACCACACAACCCTGAAGTAAAGACCCATACCTCAG AGCCTTCAGTAAAGTCAGCAACACCAATTGACTTGAATCTCATCTGCACAGACAAGACTACTACAACCAAATCCTCTTTCATCCCTACAACACCAACATCGCCCACACAGG GTGAAACGTCTAGCGGAAACAAAAGCACTGCAGCTTCATCAACTCGAG GTGAAGAGCCCAAGAGAAGCGAGAGTACTACAACAGCAGCAACTCAAGGTGCTTTCTCCGTTCTCTCAGAGATAAGCACCA GCACCTCAGAAACAGTTACCCCAACACTAGACACCTCTGGCTACTCACCCGTGACTACTCCAACATATGATAAGTCTCCATTGACTGTGGCAGCTTTTG GTGTCATCAGCTTCATAGTTATCCTGGTAGTGGTGGTGATCATCCTCGTCAGCGTGGTCAGCCTGAGGTTCAAGTGTAACCGCTCAAAGGACTCAGAAG ACAAACAGAAGCCAGGGAGCTCCATGGTATCAGAGAG ctgctctgcaggcacaAGTGAGAAGGATAACAGCATCACTCTGATCTCCATGAAGAACATCAACATGAACAACAGCATGAGTTACCCGCCATCAGAGAAG GTGCTATGA
- the ECSCR gene encoding endothelial cell-specific chemotaxis regulator isoform X2 produces the protein MLAPSVHPLLWLFGCVLIRGTTTSTDSSVHPVADRSQSTPHNPEVKTHTSEPSVKSATPIDLNLICTDKTTTTKSSFIPTTPTSPTQGETSSGNKSTAASSTRGEEPKRSESTTTAATQGTSETVTPTLDTSGYSPVTTPTYDKSPLTVAAFGVISFIVILVVVVIILVSVVSLRFKCNRSKDSEDKQKPGSSMVSESCSAGTSEKDNSITLISMKNINMNNSMSYPPSEKVL, from the exons GTACTACAACCTCCACAGACTCCTCCGTCCACCCTGTAGCAG ACCGATCTCAATCAACACCACACAACCCTGAAGTAAAGACCCATACCTCAG AGCCTTCAGTAAAGTCAGCAACACCAATTGACTTGAATCTCATCTGCACAGACAAGACTACTACAACCAAATCCTCTTTCATCCCTACAACACCAACATCGCCCACACAGG GTGAAACGTCTAGCGGAAACAAAAGCACTGCAGCTTCATCAACTCGAG GTGAAGAGCCCAAGAGAAGCGAGAGTACTACAACAGCAGCAACTCAAG GCACCTCAGAAACAGTTACCCCAACACTAGACACCTCTGGCTACTCACCCGTGACTACTCCAACATATGATAAGTCTCCATTGACTGTGGCAGCTTTTG GTGTCATCAGCTTCATAGTTATCCTGGTAGTGGTGGTGATCATCCTCGTCAGCGTGGTCAGCCTGAGGTTCAAGTGTAACCGCTCAAAGGACTCAGAAG ACAAACAGAAGCCAGGGAGCTCCATGGTATCAGAGAG ctgctctgcaggcacaAGTGAGAAGGATAACAGCATCACTCTGATCTCCATGAAGAACATCAACATGAACAACAGCATGAGTTACCCGCCATCAGAGAAG GTGCTATGA